In Dryobates pubescens isolate bDryPub1 chromosome 26, bDryPub1.pri, whole genome shotgun sequence, a single window of DNA contains:
- the ZNF341 gene encoding zinc finger protein 341: MAQAIFEALEGMDNQTVLAVQSLLDGQGGVTDPSAQNVNSSSAIQSMDDEDVFLCGKCKKQFNSLPAFMMHKREQCQGNAPSLSTVSLATNSVYSPSITAGQPAPSASRQQISTYIAVPPSPLIQTLVQGNILVSDEVLMSAMSAFTSLDQPMSTVQPPAQSSLSMHPGAGYLSQPPPPPPPPPPPPPQPPPPAPPSMGGPGQPSAGGSGVVEVYSAPAAMAASGAVEIQTLGMQPYPPMEVPSQCVESPVYPSPPVYSPGKQGFKSESTGTATPLSSAGGGTVVGFDATSAAKSRRCKTESGLQEGKPKSPKLKCTYCDKAFTKNFDLQQHIRSHTGEKPFQCIVCGRAFAQKSNVKKHMQTHKVWPPGLGCTISRNSITLQVMALNPNQPEDEEHTDLTQQPSRNPAPPPQDLSPLEESEAGKLETKQVVLIDSSYQCQFCPSKFNTYFQLKSHMTQHKNEQVYKCVVKTCAQTFQKLESFLEHIKSHQEELSYRCHLCSKDFPSLYELGVHQYSHSLLPQHSPKKDVAVYKCVKCVNKYSTPEALEHHLQTATHNFPCPHCQKVFPCERYLRRHIPTHGGGSKFKCQVCKKFFRREHYLKLHAHIHSGEKPFKCSVCEAAFNRKDKLKRHMLIHEPFKKYKCPFSSHTGCNKEFNRPDKLKAHILSHSGMKIHKCQYCNKSFSRRAHMVEHQRSHTGNYKYRCPTCSKGFTRHKYMKDHKCRLGSPKDKDLRKPQKKRVARGRKAGLALPGQLGLAELKEAAAGESPPEGAPSKEPFQESDAVLSIVVGGSGAADSDLRHPNSITSNLGLAELQSPSDGPCAMLAVPVYIQSTE, translated from the exons ATGGCGCAGGCGATCTTCGAGGCGCTGGAAG GAATGGACAATCAGACCGTGCTGGCTGTGCAGTCCTTACTGGATGGTCAGGGAGGTGTGACAGACCCATCTGCTCAGAATGTCAACTCCTCCAGCGCCATCCAGTCCATGG ATGATGaagatgtgttcctctgtgggAAGTGCAAGAAGCAGTTCaactccctgcctgccttcatGATGCACAAGagagagcagtgccagggcaatgctccttccctctccacagtctccctggccACCAACAGTGTGTACAGCCCCTCCATCACTGCAGGGCAGCcggctcccagtgccagccgCCAG caaATTTCTACATACATAGCTGTGCCCCCATCCCCTCTGATCCAGACCCTGGTGCAGGGGAACATCTTGGTGAGTGATGAGGTGCTGATGTCAGCCATGTCTGCTTTCACATCCTTGGACCAGCCCATGTCCACCGTGCAGCCCCCGGCACAG agcagcctgagcatGCACCCCGGGGCCGGTTACCTCTCCCagccgcccccgccgccgcctcccccgcCGCcaccccctcctcagcctccgcCGCCTGCGCCGCCGAGCATGGGgggtcctgggcagcccagcgcGGGTGGCAGCGGCGTGGTGGAAGTGTACAGCGCTCCTGCTGCCATGGCAGCCAGCGGCGCCGTGGAGATCCAGACGCTGGGCATGCAGCCCTACCCGCCCATGGAG GTACCAAGCCAGTGTGTGGAAAGCCCTGTGTacccttctcctcctgtctacagccctgggaagcagggcttcaaGTCAGAGAGCACTGGCACTGCCACGCCTTTGAGCAGTGCAGGAGGGGGCACTGTGGTTGGCTTCGATGCCACCTCCGCTGCCAAAAGCCGGCGCTGCAAAACGGAGAGCGGGCTGCAGGAAG GCAAACCCAAGTCCCCCAAGCTGAAATGTACTTACTGTGACAAGGCCTTCACCAAGAACTTtgatctgcagcagcacatcagaAG TCACACAGGTGAGAAGCCCTTCCAGTGCATCGTGTGTGGGCGAGCCTTTGCCCAGAAGTCCAACGTGAAGAAGCACATGCAGACACACAAAGTGTGGCCCCcaggcctgggctgcaccatcTCCCGCAACTCCATCACCCTGCAGGTCATGGCCTTGAATCCCAACCAGCCAGAGGATGAGGAGCACACAG attTGACTCAGCAGCCCTCAAggaacccagcaccaccaccccaagaCTTGAGCCCCTTGGAAGAGAGTGAGGCAGGCAAACTGGAAACCAAGCAGGTGGTGCTGATCGATAGCTCCTACCAGTGCCAGTTCTGCCCCAGTAAATTCAACACCTATTTCCAGCTCAAATCACACATGACACAGCACAAGAACGAGCAG GTGTACAAGTGTGTGGTGAAGACCTGTGCTCAGACCTTCCAGAAGCTGGAGTCCTTCCTTGAGCACATCAAGAGccaccaggaggagctgagctatCGTTGCCACCTCTGCAGCAAGGATTTCCCCTCCCTGTACGAGCTGGGTGTCCACCAGTActcccacagcctgctgccccagcacagccccaagaAGGACGTGGCCGTGTACAA GTGTGTGAAGTGTGTCAATAAATACTCCACCCCAGAGGCCCTGGAGCACCATCTGCAGACAGCCACACACAACTTCCCCtgccctcactgccagaag GTGTTCCCCTGCGAGCGGTACCTGCGGCGCCACATCCCCACGCACGGAGGGGGCAGCAAGTTCAAGTGCCAGGTCTGCAAGAAGTTCTTCCGCCGGGAGCACTACCTCAAGCTGCACGCCCACATCCACTCGG GGGAGAAGCCCTTCAAGTGCTCGGTGTGTGAGGCAGCTTTCAACCGCAAGGACAAGCTGAAGCGCCACATGCTGATCCACGAGCCCTTCAAGAAATACAAATGCCCCTTCTC AAGCCACACAGGCTGCAATAAGGAGTTCAACAGGCCTGACAAGCTGAAGGCTCACATCCTGTCCCACTCGG gGATGAAGATCCACAAGTGCCAGTACTGCAACAAGTCCTTCAGCCGCCGTGCGCACATGGTGGAGCACCAGCGCTCGCACACCGGTAACTACAAGTACCGCTGCCCCACCTGCAGCAAGGGCTTCACCCGCCACAAGTACATGAAGGACCACAAGTGCCGGCTGGGCTCCCCCAAGGACAAGGACCTCAGGAAGCCCCAGAAGAAGCGGGTGGCGCGGGGGCGCAAGGCGGGCCTGGCCCTCCCCGGCCAGTTGGGGCTGGCGGAGCTGAAGGAGGCTGCGGCCGGGGAAAGCCCCCCCGAAGGGGCCCCCAGCAAAGAGCCCTTCCAGGAGTCGGATGCGGTCCTGTCCATCGTGGTGGGGGGGTCAGGAGCTGCCGACTCGGACCTCAGGCACCCCAACAGCATCACCTCCAACCTGGGCCTAGCTGAACTGCAGAGCCCCTCGGACGGCCCCTGCGCCATGCTGGCTGTCCCTGTGTACATCCAGAGCACGGAGTAG